In Streptantibioticus cattleyicolor NRRL 8057 = DSM 46488, a genomic segment contains:
- a CDS encoding phosphotransferase: MSLRSPATTRPSDRLLGTLLRRYEGAGTPLSCEPVAEGLLNRGYRVATTRGRFFLKHYLDKHHLEEGYCDTSHPATIARQHRATLRLVALGLPVAAPLTDADGRTVAVVDGRRYALYPWVEGHHRAGTELSAAQCVRLGALLGLVHTALAEVLPRSRPPCVVRPRNGGARGPGGVPCVRPHPSARPQDTHALIGELLRLVRAHRPRDRFDELAEFRLLERRALLEHHAHRRPADPAVRLTGWVHGDFHPLNLLYRGAEPAAIVDWDRLGVQPRAEEAVRAAAIFFLRGGDGSLDLAKVRAYARAYRRTAGVGGAELAAAVHRVWWERLNDFWMLRWRYERHDHRADPLFPATAGLAVWWTREYQAVLAAFTE, encoded by the coding sequence GTGTCCCTTCGTAGTCCGGCGACCACGCGGCCCTCCGACCGTCTGCTCGGCACCCTGCTGCGCCGGTACGAGGGGGCGGGGACCCCGCTGTCGTGCGAACCGGTCGCCGAGGGGCTGCTCAACCGCGGCTACCGGGTGGCCACCACCCGCGGGCGCTTCTTCCTCAAGCACTACCTCGACAAGCACCACCTGGAAGAGGGCTACTGCGACACCTCGCACCCGGCCACCATCGCCCGCCAGCACCGCGCCACGCTGCGGCTGGTGGCGCTGGGGCTGCCGGTGGCCGCGCCGCTGACGGACGCCGACGGCCGCACGGTGGCGGTGGTGGACGGACGGCGGTACGCGCTCTACCCGTGGGTGGAGGGCCACCACCGGGCGGGTACCGAGCTGAGCGCCGCGCAGTGCGTCCGCCTCGGGGCGCTGCTCGGCCTGGTGCACACCGCGCTCGCCGAGGTGCTGCCCCGGTCCCGTCCGCCGTGCGTGGTGCGTCCGCGCAACGGGGGCGCGCGGGGCCCGGGGGGCGTGCCCTGCGTACGGCCGCACCCCAGCGCCCGCCCGCAGGACACCCACGCGCTCATCGGCGAGCTGCTGCGGCTGGTCCGGGCGCACCGGCCGCGCGACCGGTTCGACGAACTCGCCGAGTTCCGCCTGCTGGAACGGCGCGCCCTGCTGGAGCACCACGCGCACCGCCGCCCCGCCGACCCGGCCGTCCGGCTCACCGGCTGGGTGCACGGCGACTTCCACCCGCTGAACCTGCTCTACCGGGGCGCCGAACCCGCCGCCATCGTCGACTGGGACCGGCTCGGGGTGCAGCCCCGCGCCGAGGAGGCGGTCCGGGCCGCGGCCATCTTCTTCCTGCGCGGCGGCGACGGCTCGCTGGACCTGGCCAAGGTCCGCGCCTACGCCCGCGCCTACCGGCGGACCGCCGGGGTGGGCGGCGCCGAGCTGGCCGCCGCCGTCCACCGGGTGTGGTGGGAACGGCTCAACGACTTCTGGATGCTGCGCTGGCGCTACGAGCGGCACGACCACCGCGCCGACCCGCTCTTCCCCGCCACGGCCGGCCTGGCGGTGTGGTGGACCCGGGAGTACCAGGCGGTGCTGGCGGCGTTCACCGAGTGA
- a CDS encoding protein kinase domain-containing protein translates to MDQTRGSGDPEESSAHRARSYDSVELLGVGAVIGDGRYRLTRRLGRGGMAEVFAAEDVRLGRTVAVKLLRSDLAEDPVSKKRFTREAQSVAGLNHHAVVAVYDSGEDRIGGNVVPYIVMELCEGRTIRDLLLESEAPPVDQALVIVSGVLEALAYSHQHGIVHRDIKPANVIITDAGNVKVMDFGIARALHGASNTMTQTGMVMGTPQYLSPEQALGKTVDHRSDLYATGCLLYELLTLRPPFTGETPLSVVYQHVQDNPQVPSQVNGRVPPELDGLVLRSLAKDPDDRFQSAEEMLGVLHYALRMLGERGGWTGNWDTGYVDVQAATTVLPGAAAATTALPHAAAGQTAQMRPPTLLGPGGAEGDGGYHDGGPRGGRGGSNRGRNTVLLVLAALVAITLGVWFAVSAANPKKHEQAPATSVSPSVSSSSSPSTEPSASDSAGDQPTTGDQNSGDEGGSSWNNQPPSNGHHSREPSSPPPTSGNSPSNPPADGGQHNGGTTTGSSNTGTSTGSSAGNSGTTTGSSAGNSGTSTGSSAGNSGTSTGSSAGNSGASNGSGNAGSTVGSSAGNAGQGTLAGSNG, encoded by the coding sequence ATGGACCAGACGCGGGGCTCCGGCGACCCTGAGGAGTCCTCGGCTCACCGGGCCCGATCGTACGACTCGGTGGAACTGCTGGGCGTGGGCGCGGTGATCGGCGACGGGCGCTACCGGCTCACCAGGCGCCTCGGGCGCGGTGGCATGGCCGAGGTCTTCGCGGCCGAGGACGTGCGCCTCGGGCGTACCGTGGCGGTCAAGCTGCTCCGCAGCGACCTCGCCGAGGACCCGGTCTCCAAGAAGCGCTTCACGCGTGAGGCGCAGTCCGTGGCCGGGCTCAACCACCACGCGGTGGTCGCCGTCTACGACTCCGGCGAGGACCGGATCGGCGGCAACGTCGTCCCCTACATCGTCATGGAGCTGTGCGAGGGGCGCACCATCCGCGACCTGCTGCTGGAGTCCGAGGCACCCCCGGTCGACCAGGCGCTGGTCATCGTCTCCGGGGTGCTGGAGGCGCTGGCCTACAGCCACCAGCACGGCATCGTGCACCGCGACATCAAGCCCGCCAACGTGATCATCACCGACGCGGGCAACGTCAAGGTGATGGACTTCGGCATCGCCCGCGCCCTGCACGGCGCCTCCAACACCATGACCCAGACCGGCATGGTGATGGGCACCCCGCAGTACCTCTCCCCGGAGCAGGCGCTCGGCAAGACCGTCGACCACCGCAGCGACCTGTACGCCACCGGCTGCCTGCTGTACGAGCTGCTGACGCTGCGCCCGCCGTTCACCGGTGAGACCCCGCTGTCGGTGGTCTACCAGCACGTCCAGGACAACCCGCAGGTCCCGTCGCAGGTCAACGGGCGGGTGCCGCCGGAGCTGGACGGGCTGGTGCTGCGGTCGCTGGCCAAGGACCCGGACGACCGCTTCCAGAGCGCCGAGGAGATGCTCGGCGTGCTCCACTACGCGCTGCGCATGCTGGGCGAGCGCGGCGGCTGGACGGGCAACTGGGACACCGGTTACGTGGACGTCCAGGCGGCCACCACCGTGCTGCCCGGCGCCGCCGCGGCCACCACGGCGCTGCCGCACGCGGCGGCCGGCCAGACCGCGCAGATGCGTCCGCCGACGCTGCTGGGGCCGGGCGGCGCCGAGGGCGACGGCGGTTACCACGACGGCGGTCCGCGCGGCGGCCGGGGCGGCAGCAACCGGGGCCGCAACACCGTGCTGCTGGTGCTGGCCGCGCTGGTGGCGATCACGCTCGGCGTCTGGTTCGCGGTGTCCGCGGCCAACCCCAAGAAGCACGAGCAGGCGCCGGCGACCTCCGTCTCCCCGAGCGTGTCGTCCAGCTCCTCGCCGAGCACCGAGCCCAGCGCGAGCGACTCGGCCGGCGACCAGCCGACCACCGGTGACCAGAACAGCGGCGACGAGGGCGGCAGCAGCTGGAACAACCAGCCGCCGAGCAACGGCCACCACAGCCGCGAGCCCAGCTCCCCGCCGCCCACCTCCGGCAACAGCCCCTCCAACCCGCCGGCCGACGGCGGCCAGCACAACGGCGGCACCACCACCGGTTCGAGCAACACGGGAACGTCCACCGGTTCCTCCGCGGGCAACAGCGGGACGACCACCGGTTCCTCCGCGGGCAACAGCGGCACGTCCACCGGTTCCTCCGCGGGCAACAGCGGCACGTCCACCGGTTCCTCCGCGGGCAACAGCGGGGCGTCCAACGGTTCCGGCAACGCGGGATCGACCGTCGGCAGCTCGGCGGGGAACGCCGGTCAGGGCACGCTGGCCGGGAGCAACGGCTGA
- the pdhA gene encoding pyruvate dehydrogenase (acetyl-transferring) E1 component subunit alpha has translation MSVKSTAARSSRGGAKRRGGAGRKPDLVQLLTPEGERVEHDEYSIDLTPEELRGLYRDMVLSRRFDGEAITLQRQGELGLWASLLGQEAAQIGSGRATRPDDYVFPTYREHGVAWCRGVDPLNLLGMFRGVNNGGWDPNENNFQLYTIVIGSQTLHAAGYAMGVAKDGADSAVIAYFGDGASSQGDVAEAFTFAAVYNAPVVFFCQNNQWAISEPTEKQTRVPLYQRAAGFGFPGVRVDGNDVLAVLAVTRAALERARGGGGPMLVEAFTYRMGAHTTSDDATRYRLDEERAEWAAKDPIARLKTYLTKEGFADDAFYAEVEAESDALAKRVRDGVRAMPDPDPMAIFEHVYADGHPLVDEERAEFAAYLDSFDSSAHTQEGAAR, from the coding sequence GTGAGCGTGAAGAGCACTGCCGCGCGCAGCAGCCGCGGCGGCGCGAAGCGTCGAGGGGGAGCCGGGCGCAAGCCCGATCTCGTGCAGTTGCTGACCCCGGAGGGTGAGCGCGTCGAGCACGACGAGTACTCCATCGACCTGACGCCCGAAGAGCTGCGCGGGCTCTACCGCGACATGGTCCTCAGCCGCCGCTTCGACGGCGAGGCGATCACCTTGCAGCGCCAGGGCGAGCTGGGCCTGTGGGCCTCGCTGCTGGGCCAGGAGGCGGCCCAGATCGGCTCCGGCCGGGCCACCCGCCCCGACGACTACGTGTTCCCCACCTACCGTGAGCACGGCGTCGCCTGGTGCCGCGGGGTGGACCCGCTGAACCTGCTCGGGATGTTCCGCGGGGTGAACAACGGCGGCTGGGACCCGAACGAGAACAATTTCCAGCTCTACACCATCGTGATCGGGTCGCAGACGCTGCACGCAGCCGGTTACGCGATGGGGGTCGCCAAGGACGGCGCCGACTCCGCGGTGATCGCGTATTTCGGTGACGGCGCTTCCAGCCAGGGCGATGTCGCCGAGGCATTCACGTTCGCCGCCGTTTACAACGCGCCGGTGGTCTTCTTCTGCCAGAACAACCAATGGGCGATCTCGGAGCCGACCGAGAAGCAGACCCGGGTGCCGCTCTACCAGCGCGCCGCCGGCTTCGGCTTCCCCGGCGTCCGGGTGGACGGCAACGACGTGCTGGCCGTGCTCGCGGTCACCCGGGCCGCCCTGGAGCGGGCCCGCGGCGGTGGCGGACCGATGCTGGTGGAGGCGTTCACCTACCGCATGGGCGCCCACACCACCTCCGACGACGCCACCCGCTACCGGCTGGACGAGGAGCGGGCCGAGTGGGCGGCGAAGGACCCGATCGCCCGGCTGAAGACCTACCTGACCAAGGAGGGCTTCGCCGACGACGCCTTCTACGCCGAGGTCGAGGCGGAGAGCGACGCGCTCGCCAAGCGGGTGCGGGACGGCGTCCGCGCCATGCCCGACCCCGACCCGATGGCGATCTTCGAGCACGTCTACGCCGACGGCCACCCGCTGGTCGACGAGGAGCGCGCGGAGTTCGCCGCGTACCTGGACTCCTTCGACAGCTCCGCGCACACCCAGGAAGGGGCGGCCCGATGA
- a CDS encoding alpha-ketoacid dehydrogenase subunit beta, with amino-acid sequence MTVMTLAKAINDSLRKALESDPKVLVMGEDVGKLGGVFRVTDGLQKDFGEERVIDTPLAESGIVGSAIGLALRGYRPVVEIQFDGFVFPAYDQIVTQLAKMHARALGKVKLPVVIRIPYGGGIGAVEHHSESPEALFAHVAGLKVVSPANSSDAYWMLQQAIESDDPVIFFEPKRRYWDKGEVDTGAIPGPLHQARVVRSGTDLTLAAYGPMVKVCLEAAAAAEEEGRSIEVLDLRSVSPVDFDAVQASVERTRRLVVVHEAPVFFGAGAEIAARVTERCFYHLEAPVLRVGGFHSPYPPARLEEEYLPNLDRVLDAVDRALAF; translated from the coding sequence ATGACGGTGATGACGCTGGCGAAGGCCATCAACGACTCGTTGCGCAAGGCGCTGGAGTCCGACCCCAAGGTCCTGGTCATGGGCGAGGACGTGGGCAAGCTCGGCGGGGTCTTCCGGGTCACCGACGGCCTGCAGAAGGACTTCGGCGAGGAGCGGGTGATCGACACCCCGCTGGCGGAGTCCGGCATCGTGGGCTCCGCGATCGGGCTGGCGCTGCGCGGCTACCGGCCGGTGGTGGAGATCCAGTTCGACGGCTTCGTCTTCCCCGCCTACGACCAGATCGTCACCCAGCTGGCGAAGATGCACGCGCGGGCGCTGGGCAAGGTCAAGCTCCCCGTGGTGATCCGCATCCCCTACGGCGGCGGCATCGGCGCGGTGGAGCACCACAGCGAGTCGCCGGAGGCGCTCTTCGCGCACGTGGCGGGTCTGAAGGTGGTCTCGCCGGCGAACTCCTCGGACGCCTACTGGATGCTCCAGCAGGCGATCGAGTCCGACGACCCGGTGATCTTCTTCGAGCCCAAGCGGCGCTACTGGGACAAGGGCGAGGTGGACACCGGGGCGATCCCCGGCCCGCTGCACCAGGCCCGGGTGGTGCGCTCCGGCACGGATCTGACGCTGGCGGCCTACGGCCCGATGGTCAAGGTCTGCCTGGAGGCCGCCGCTGCCGCCGAGGAGGAGGGCCGCAGCATCGAGGTGCTCGACCTGCGCTCGGTCTCCCCGGTGGACTTCGACGCCGTCCAGGCGTCGGTGGAGCGCACCCGCCGGCTGGTGGTGGTGCACGAGGCACCGGTGTTCTTCGGCGCGGGCGCGGAGATCGCGGCCCGGGTCACCGAGCGGTGCTTCTACCACCTGGAGGCGCCGGTGCTGCGGGTGGGCGGTTTCCACTCGCCGTACCCGCCGGCCCGGTTGGAGGAGGAGTACCTGCCGAATCTGGACCGTGTGCTGGACGCCGTCGACCGCGCGCTGGCCTTCTGA
- a CDS encoding NAD(P)H-quinone oxidoreductase, giving the protein MYAITIPEFGGPDALVWAEVPDPVPGPGEVVVEVAASAVNRADLLQRQGFYPPPPGAPEYPGLECAGRITRLGEGVSGWAVGDEVCALLAGGGYAEQVAVPAGQLLPVPRGVDLTRAAALPEVVCTIWSNVFMVAHLRPDETLLVHGGASGIGTMAIQLAKAVGARVAVTAGSADKLERCRELGADILINYREQDFVAEIREATDGAGADVIFDIIGAKYLAANVDALAVNGRLAVIGLQGGSKAELDLGKLLAKRAAIAATSLRGRPLAEKAAIVAAVREHVWPLVEEGRVRPVVDRTLPLPRAADAHRVVEASDHVGKVVLTRWPADR; this is encoded by the coding sequence ATGTACGCGATCACGATTCCCGAGTTCGGCGGTCCCGACGCGTTGGTCTGGGCCGAGGTGCCCGACCCCGTACCCGGTCCGGGCGAAGTGGTGGTCGAGGTGGCCGCCAGCGCCGTCAACCGGGCCGATCTCCTGCAACGCCAGGGCTTCTACCCGCCCCCGCCGGGCGCCCCCGAGTACCCGGGGCTGGAGTGCGCGGGACGGATCACCCGGCTCGGCGAGGGCGTGTCGGGGTGGGCCGTGGGCGACGAGGTGTGCGCGCTGCTGGCCGGCGGCGGTTACGCCGAGCAGGTCGCCGTCCCGGCCGGCCAGTTGCTGCCGGTGCCGCGCGGGGTGGACCTGACGCGGGCCGCCGCGCTGCCGGAGGTGGTCTGCACCATCTGGTCCAACGTGTTCATGGTGGCCCACCTGCGTCCGGACGAGACCCTGCTGGTGCACGGCGGCGCCAGCGGCATCGGAACGATGGCCATCCAGCTCGCCAAGGCGGTCGGCGCCCGGGTCGCGGTCACCGCGGGCAGCGCCGACAAGCTGGAACGCTGCCGCGAACTCGGCGCCGACATCCTGATCAACTACCGCGAACAGGACTTCGTCGCCGAGATCCGCGAGGCCACCGACGGCGCCGGAGCCGACGTGATCTTCGACATCATCGGGGCGAAGTACCTGGCCGCCAACGTCGACGCGCTCGCCGTCAACGGCCGCCTGGCCGTCATCGGCCTCCAGGGCGGCAGCAAGGCCGAACTCGACCTCGGCAAGCTGCTCGCCAAGCGCGCCGCGATCGCCGCCACCTCGCTGCGCGGCCGTCCGCTGGCGGAGAAGGCGGCGATCGTGGCCGCCGTACGCGAGCACGTGTGGCCGCTGGTGGAGGAGGGCCGGGTGCGGCCGGTCGTCGACCGCACCCTGCCGTTGCCGCGGGCGGCCGACGCCCACCGGGTGGTGGAGGCCAGTGACCACGTCGGCAAGGTCGTCCTGACCCGCTGGCCCGCTGACCGCTGA
- a CDS encoding protein kinase domain-containing protein, which translates to MSGDAPGGFSGATVGGGRYRLRSLLGEGGMASVHYGYDTVLERPVAVKTLHSELGREASFRERFRREAMAVARLNHTNIVSVYDSGEDEFDGRSVPFIVMELVDGKPLRQVLDEDVARYGAMPAEKALKITGDVLAALSASHEMGLVHRDIKPGNVMLTKRGVVKVMDFGIARALQSGAASMTQTGMVVGTPQYLSPEQALGRGVDARSDLYSVGCMLFELVTGGLPFDGDSPLSIAYQHVQEEPPVASSVNRSLPAAVDALISRALRKNPDERFPSADAMQEECERIAAALKGGATPLVISEGPRAHHGTPTPAAPFAGFPPATPTVPSAEVPAPAPYPAPPGGYGHPQPGYPQPAQPGPGYRTPPPAPGPGGYPTAPVAGPRSGAGSGPRSRGLRLPLVLVGAVVIIVAAAVIAAVSFLVPGKKAVAQDPVRSATSSAGGDDQVKQGDPSRTIEQAQCANPTKSFTTPGKVIIPDFSHLYIDSVLECLDAGHWAYTLKSTNEHLWGKGVVIAQSPLPNTDFNPDGKITLWVSTGRSSQ; encoded by the coding sequence ATGAGCGGGGACGCGCCGGGCGGCTTCTCGGGCGCTACGGTGGGCGGTGGCCGCTACCGGCTGCGCAGCCTGCTCGGCGAGGGCGGGATGGCCTCCGTCCACTACGGCTACGACACCGTGCTGGAACGCCCGGTGGCGGTGAAGACCCTCCACAGCGAGCTGGGCCGCGAGGCGTCCTTCCGGGAACGCTTCCGCCGCGAGGCGATGGCCGTCGCCCGGCTCAACCACACCAACATCGTCTCGGTCTACGACTCCGGCGAGGACGAGTTCGACGGGCGCTCGGTGCCGTTCATCGTCATGGAGCTGGTGGACGGCAAGCCGCTGCGCCAGGTGCTCGACGAGGACGTGGCGCGGTACGGCGCGATGCCGGCCGAGAAGGCGCTGAAGATCACCGGTGACGTGCTCGCCGCGCTCTCGGCCAGCCACGAGATGGGCCTGGTCCACCGGGACATCAAGCCCGGCAACGTGATGCTGACCAAGCGCGGCGTGGTCAAGGTCATGGACTTCGGCATCGCCCGCGCCCTCCAGTCGGGGGCGGCCTCGATGACCCAGACCGGGATGGTGGTGGGCACCCCGCAGTACCTGTCGCCGGAGCAGGCCCTCGGGCGCGGCGTGGACGCCCGCTCCGACCTGTACTCGGTCGGCTGCATGCTCTTCGAGCTGGTCACCGGGGGGCTGCCGTTCGACGGCGACTCCCCGCTGTCCATCGCCTACCAGCACGTGCAGGAGGAGCCGCCGGTCGCCTCGTCGGTCAACCGGTCGCTGCCGGCCGCGGTGGACGCGCTGATCTCCCGGGCGCTGCGGAAGAACCCGGACGAGCGCTTCCCCAGCGCGGACGCGATGCAGGAGGAGTGCGAGCGGATCGCGGCGGCGCTCAAGGGCGGGGCCACGCCGCTGGTGATATCCGAGGGCCCGCGGGCGCACCACGGCACCCCGACGCCCGCCGCCCCGTTCGCCGGATTCCCCCCGGCCACGCCGACCGTGCCGTCGGCCGAGGTGCCCGCCCCGGCGCCGTACCCGGCCCCGCCGGGAGGGTACGGCCATCCGCAGCCCGGCTACCCGCAACCCGCCCAGCCCGGACCCGGTTACCGGACGCCGCCGCCCGCCCCGGGTCCCGGGGGGTACCCGACCGCACCGGTGGCCGGTCCGCGGTCCGGTGCCGGGTCCGGTCCCCGGTCCAGGGGGCTCCGCCTGCCGCTGGTCCTCGTCGGCGCCGTGGTGATCATCGTCGCCGCCGCCGTGATCGCGGCCGTCTCCTTCCTCGTCCCCGGCAAGAAGGCCGTCGCCCAGGACCCGGTGCGCAGCGCCACGTCGTCGGCCGGCGGCGACGACCAGGTCAAGCAGGGCGACCCCAGCCGCACCATCGAACAGGCGCAGTGCGCCAACCCCACCAAGAGCTTCACCACACCGGGCAAAGTGATCATCCCGGACTTCAGCCACCTGTACATCGACTCGGTGCTGGAGTGCCTGGACGCCGGGCACTGGGCCTACACCCTGAAGTCCACCAACGAACACCTGTGGGGCAAGGGCGTGGTGATCGCCCAGTCGCCGCTGCCCAACACCGACTTCAACCCGGACGGCAAGATCACGCTGTGGGTCTCCACCGGCAGGTCGTCGCAGTAG
- a CDS encoding molybdopterin molybdotransferase MoeA, giving the protein MNPRPDPPVAPAVPAASDRVPTVPASSDVPPAAPAGPAAPVRPDATPVAPAPPPPSPAPPRGADTPHHGSALPFPEARRVASGAVGVLAGRGVGLGEAVGRVLARELTARTDLPAFDTSAMDGWAVAGAGPWRVRGQVLAGQRAAGALGEGEAVRIATGAAVPEGATAVVRREDGRVEPDADGGTLHAGRPPRPGQDIRPRGQECRAGDLLMAAGRMVTPAIAGLAAAAGYDEVAVVPRPEADVLVLGDELLRSGPPRDGRVRDALGPLLPPWLAALGAGVRQVRTVGDDAEALRRAVTGSTADVVVTTGGTAAGPVDFVHPVLRRIGARLLVDGVAVRPGHPMLLALLPDGRPLVGLPGNPLAAVAGVVTLLVPVLRALAGRPAHPHPEHTARLAEEVPGHRTDTRLVPVASVPEHAGTARPLGFHGPAMLRGLAAADGMAVIPPGGAAAGAVVEVLRLGW; this is encoded by the coding sequence GTGAACCCCCGCCCCGACCCCCCGGTGGCACCGGCCGTTCCGGCAGCGTCCGACCGCGTCCCGACCGTCCCGGCGTCGTCCGACGTCCCCCCGGCGGCCCCGGCGGGCCCCGCCGCCCCGGTACGCCCCGACGCCACCCCGGTCGCCCCCGCCCCACCCCCTCCGTCACCCGCGCCGCCCCGCGGAGCGGACACCCCGCATCACGGAAGCGCACTGCCCTTCCCGGAGGCTCGGCGGGTGGCTTCCGGGGCGGTCGGGGTGTTGGCGGGGCGGGGGGTTGGGTTGGGGGAGGCGGTGGGGAGGGTGTTGGCGCGGGAGTTGACGGCGCGGACCGATCTGCCGGCGTTCGACACCTCGGCGATGGACGGGTGGGCGGTGGCCGGGGCGGGGCCGTGGCGGGTGCGGGGGCAGGTGCTGGCGGGGCAGCGGGCCGCCGGGGCGTTGGGCGAGGGGGAGGCGGTACGGATCGCGACCGGGGCCGCCGTACCCGAGGGGGCCACCGCCGTGGTCCGCCGGGAGGACGGCCGCGTCGAGCCGGACGCCGACGGCGGGACGCTGCACGCCGGCCGGCCGCCCCGTCCCGGCCAGGACATCCGGCCGCGCGGCCAGGAGTGCCGGGCCGGTGACCTCCTGATGGCCGCGGGCCGCATGGTGACCCCGGCGATCGCGGGGCTGGCCGCCGCCGCCGGGTACGACGAGGTGGCGGTGGTACCCCGGCCGGAGGCGGACGTGCTCGTGCTCGGGGACGAGTTGCTGCGCTCCGGTCCGCCACGGGACGGCCGGGTGCGGGACGCGCTCGGGCCGTTGCTGCCGCCCTGGCTCGCGGCGCTCGGCGCCGGGGTACGGCAGGTGCGTACCGTCGGCGACGACGCGGAGGCGCTCCGGCGCGCCGTGACCGGCAGCACCGCCGACGTCGTGGTCACCACCGGAGGTACCGCCGCCGGGCCGGTCGACTTCGTCCACCCGGTGCTGCGCCGGATCGGCGCCCGGCTGCTGGTCGACGGGGTCGCGGTGCGTCCGGGCCACCCGATGCTGCTGGCGCTGCTGCCGGACGGGCGTCCGCTGGTCGGCCTGCCCGGCAACCCGCTGGCGGCGGTGGCCGGGGTCGTCACGCTGCTCGTACCCGTGCTGCGCGCCCTCGCCGGCCGGCCGGCCCACCCGCACCCCGAGCACACCGCGCGTCTGGCCGAGGAGGTTCCCGGCCACCGTACCGACACCCGGCTGGTGCCGGTCGCCTCGGTGCCCGAACATGCCGGAACGGCAAGGCCGTTGGGGTTCCACGGGCCCGCCATGCTGCGCGGTCTCGCCGCGGCGGACGGGATGGCGGTGATCCCGCCGGGCGGGGCGGCGGCCGGGGCGGTGGTGGAGGTGCTGCGGCTGGGCTGGTGA
- a CDS encoding bacterial proteasome activator family protein, whose protein sequence is MEMPMNERSQAESPHVLVVGPDGMALGGGSRNGGEDGEARELPVTEMVEQPAKVMRIGSMIKQLLEEVRAAPLDEASRVRLKEIHASSVKELEQGLAPELVEELERLSLPFTEENVPSEAELRIAQAQLVGWLEGLFHGIQTALFAQQMAARAQLEQMRRALPAGMAGGREEDGVEHPGAVRSGPYL, encoded by the coding sequence ATGGAGATGCCGATGAACGAACGGTCGCAAGCCGAGAGCCCGCACGTCCTGGTCGTCGGCCCGGACGGAATGGCCCTTGGCGGCGGCAGCCGGAACGGCGGCGAGGACGGCGAGGCCCGGGAGCTGCCGGTAACCGAGATGGTCGAGCAGCCCGCCAAGGTCATGCGCATCGGCAGCATGATCAAGCAGCTGCTCGAAGAAGTGCGCGCGGCACCTCTGGACGAGGCGAGCCGGGTGCGCCTGAAGGAGATCCACGCCAGCTCGGTCAAGGAGCTGGAGCAGGGGCTCGCCCCCGAGCTGGTCGAGGAGCTGGAGCGGCTCTCCTTGCCGTTCACCGAGGAGAACGTGCCGAGCGAGGCCGAACTGCGCATCGCCCAGGCCCAGTTGGTCGGCTGGCTGGAAGGGCTCTTCCACGGCATCCAGACCGCGCTCTTCGCCCAGCAGATGGCGGCCCGCGCCCAGCTGGAGCAGATGCGCCGCGCGCTGCCCGCCGGGATGGCCGGTGGCCGTGAGGAGGACGGCGTCGAGCACCCCGGTGCCGTCCGCAGCGGTCCGTACCTGTAA